A stretch of Lathyrus oleraceus cultivar Zhongwan6 chromosome 6, CAAS_Psat_ZW6_1.0, whole genome shotgun sequence DNA encodes these proteins:
- the LOC127094527 gene encoding uncharacterized protein LOC127094527, with translation MEYNIEKIVGEKSTEEPVADVPMVDIFLEDILNGKDVDCEDSSDDKPIVRKDNVVEEVANLGNDNPRDAIEKSVEINFDDKNGSEKINVEEDLLEQEAETELEDLVGKEVQEDVVDETQEPYLENKDVSENQSDMLETKSLYQKEDELVTPENHVENDVDDNVSNNVKENVGNSVNVNEDPINENFEAYIDEAPVDHIDNDVVNKKSLKRTKTKVDKKGTDLNPKKILLPRKRMQPKRNIF, from the coding sequence ATGGAATATAACATTGAGAAAATAGTAGGTGAAAAATCTACAGAAGAACCGGTTGCGGATGTCCCTATGGTAGATATTTTCCTTGAGGACATTCTAAATGGGAAAGATGTTGATTgtgaagactcaagtgatgacAAGCCTATAGTTAGGAAAGATAATGTTGTGGAAGAAGTTGCCAACTTGGGTAATGACAACCCTCGGGATGCCATAGAAAAATCAGTAGAAATAaattttgatgataaaaatggTAGTGAAAAAATCAATGTTGAGGAAGATCTTCTTGAACAAGAAGCTGAAACAGAATTGGAAGACCTTGTTGGAAAAGAAGTTCAAGAGGATGTTGTTGATGAAACCCAAGAACCTTATCTGGAAAATAAAGATGTGTCAGAAAACCAATCTGATATGTTGGAGACAAAGTCTCTATATCAAAAGGAGGATGAGCTTGTAACTCCTGAAAATCATGTTGAAAATGATGTTGATGACAATGTTAGTAACAACGTTAAAGAAAATGTTGGCAACTCTGTGAATGTTAATGAAGACCCTATTAATGAGAATTTTGAAGCTTATATTGATGAAGCCCCTGTTGATCATATTGATAATGATGTTGTGAATAAAAAATCTTTGAAGAGAACCAAAACGAAGGTAGACAAGAAGGGAACCGATCTAAATCCTAAGAAGATTCTCTTGCcaaggaaaagaatgcaaccaAAAAGAAATATATTTTAG